One window of the Acinonyx jubatus isolate Ajub_Pintada_27869175 chromosome A2, VMU_Ajub_asm_v1.0, whole genome shotgun sequence genome contains the following:
- the LOC106970603 gene encoding 60S ribosomal protein L12-like, with translation MPPTLDPNDTKVTHLRCTCGEVSAMSALALKISLLDLSPKMVGYDIAKATSDWKGLRIIVKLTIQNRQARLKWYLCLCPFYQALKEQPRDRKKQKNIKHGGNITFDEIVHVAQQMRH, from the coding sequence ATGCCACCTACACTTGACCCCAATGACACCAAAGTCACACACCTGAGGTGCACCTGTGGGGAAGTCAGTGCCATGTCTGCCCTGGCCCTGAAGATCAGCCTCCTGGATCTGTCTCCAAAAATGGTTGGTTATGACATTGCCAAGGCAACCAGTGATTGGAAAGGGCTGAGGATTATAGTGAAATTGACCATTCAGAACAGACAGGCCAGACTGAAGTGGTACCTGTGCCTCTGTCCTTTTTATCAAGCCCTCAAGGAACaaccaagagacagaaagaagcagaaaaacattaaGCACGGTGGGAATATCACTTTTGATGAGATTGTCCATGTTGCTCAACAGATGCGGCACTGA